A region from the Nostoc sp. HK-01 genome encodes:
- a CDS encoding fatty acid desaturase — translation MTAKYLAVAPETGNSPRLRWVNVAFFATIHALALLAPWFFSWSALGLLVFLHWLFGSIGICLGYHRLLSHRSFQVPKWLEYAIALIGALALQGGPIFWIGGHRQHHAHTEDINLDPYSAKRGFWWSHLLWIMYPRSEFFDYEIYKKYAPDLERQPYYRWLDRYFLLLQIPLGILLYALGGWPFVVYGMFVRAVLLWHSTWFVNSASHIWGYRTFDANDEARNLWWVSLLTHGEGWHNNHHTFPHVAKAGFQWWEIDITWWSIKALKALGLAKKVILPPSQIARQR, via the coding sequence ATGACTGCAAAATATCTGGCGGTTGCTCCTGAGACAGGAAATTCACCTCGCCTCAGATGGGTGAATGTGGCATTTTTTGCTACTATTCATGCCTTAGCTCTGTTGGCTCCTTGGTTTTTTTCTTGGTCAGCGCTAGGATTGCTTGTGTTTCTCCATTGGCTGTTTGGGAGTATTGGCATTTGTTTAGGATATCATCGACTTTTAAGCCATCGGAGTTTCCAAGTACCCAAGTGGTTAGAATATGCGATCGCCTTGATCGGAGCCTTAGCACTTCAAGGTGGGCCGATTTTTTGGATTGGTGGACACCGCCAGCACCACGCCCATACAGAAGATATCAACTTAGATCCTTACTCTGCCAAGCGGGGATTTTGGTGGAGCCATCTACTGTGGATTATGTATCCCCGTTCTGAGTTTTTTGATTATGAAATCTATAAAAAATATGCGCCTGACCTGGAAAGACAACCTTATTACCGCTGGTTAGATCGCTACTTTTTATTATTGCAAATTCCTTTGGGAATATTGCTGTATGCTTTGGGCGGTTGGCCTTTTGTAGTTTACGGAATGTTTGTCCGTGCAGTCTTATTGTGGCACTCCACTTGGTTTGTCAATTCTGCATCACATATTTGGGGTTATCGTACCTTTGATGCCAATGATGAAGCACGTAACTTGTGGTGGGTATCACTGCTAACTCATGGCGAAGGTTGGCACAACAACCATCATACTTTTCCCCACGTAGCCAAAGCTGGTTTCCAGTGGTGGGAAATTGATATCACTTGGTGGAGTATTAAAGCTTTAAAAGCATTGGGTTTAGCAAAAAAAGTCATCTTACCACCATCACAAATTGCACGTCAAAGATGA
- a CDS encoding TetR family transcriptional regulator protein encodes MQVALALFLMASQSISARQRLIQAALELFTAQGVSSTTTRQIAEKAGVNEVTLFRHFGNKHGLLLAVLEESAAFKDLGESLVRRANPPGNVYQALKDYASDSLHTLERVPEFVRSVVGEADQFPAENRRALGRGLTEANRYLAQYLATVIQQGDINTYLPPEKLASLLNGMILGYAVIEFTSEFHELWEDRDDFLENLVELFLHGAMSAAPQLAREAVITQEVDDLPAILVHKILQNSRKSGIQDYALAYLLFGAGLSVPEIVGLQRSHQISDPQGLILQITTPGLPRQVPANQWILGKHYGSYNNNPLVKWLKSRKDHHPAMFVDNVGNPISDSQLLQCWEVWTQGLLTPQGKPPEIVQAQQTWRVEMLMRGMSLEELSILTGGDRAQLQPYARRAKEKSALEAAIRLDHKPA; translated from the coding sequence ATGCAAGTGGCACTTGCATTATTTCTTATGGCATCTCAATCAATTTCAGCCCGTCAACGTCTTATTCAAGCGGCACTAGAATTATTTACGGCTCAGGGAGTTAGTAGTACTACTACCCGTCAAATTGCGGAAAAAGCTGGAGTCAATGAAGTGACGCTGTTTCGCCATTTCGGAAATAAACATGGGCTACTTTTAGCAGTGTTAGAAGAATCAGCAGCTTTTAAGGATTTGGGAGAATCCTTAGTTAGGCGGGCTAATCCTCCTGGCAATGTTTATCAAGCCCTGAAAGATTATGCAAGTGATAGCTTACATACATTAGAACGAGTCCCTGAGTTTGTGCGGTCTGTAGTGGGTGAAGCAGACCAATTTCCAGCGGAAAATCGCCGAGCATTGGGAAGAGGATTAACCGAAGCCAACCGCTATTTAGCGCAATATTTAGCAACTGTCATCCAACAGGGAGACATTAACACCTATCTACCACCAGAAAAATTAGCCAGTTTACTCAATGGGATGATTTTGGGCTATGCGGTGATTGAATTTACCAGCGAATTTCATGAACTGTGGGAAGATCGAGATGACTTTTTAGAGAATCTAGTGGAGTTGTTTTTACATGGAGCAATGTCCGCTGCTCCCCAATTAGCAAGAGAAGCTGTCATTACCCAAGAAGTAGATGATTTACCTGCGATTTTAGTGCATAAAATTTTGCAAAATTCTAGGAAGTCAGGAATACAAGACTATGCTTTAGCATACCTGTTATTTGGTGCCGGCTTATCCGTTCCAGAAATAGTTGGATTACAGCGATCGCACCAAATATCCGATCCCCAAGGGTTAATTTTGCAAATCACCACCCCCGGATTACCCCGCCAAGTCCCGGCAAATCAGTGGATTTTGGGCAAACACTACGGATCTTACAACAACAATCCTTTAGTTAAATGGCTCAAAAGTCGTAAAGATCATCATCCTGCTATGTTTGTTGACAATGTAGGTAATCCTATTTCTGACTCACAATTGCTGCAATGTTGGGAAGTTTGGACTCAGGGACTGCTAACACCCCAAGGTAAACCACCAGAAATTGTTCAAGCACAACAAACCTGGCGTGTAGAAATGTTAATGCGAGGTATGAGTTTGGAAGAATTGAGTATTTTGACAGGCGGCGATCGCGCTCAATTACAGCCTTATGCTCGCCGCGCCAAAGAAAAATCTGCTCTAGAGGCTGCTATTCGTTTGGATCATAAGCCAGCTTAA